In Borrelia maritima, one DNA window encodes the following:
- a CDS encoding ThiF family adenylyltransferase, with protein sequence MSYSFYNLGLGSIIFIDEDKIEESNLTKQFLFSDNNIGSNKVDIIEEKIKSLSKIIREYFY encoded by the coding sequence ATGTCTTATTCTTTTTATAATCTAGGATTAGGGTCTATAATTTTTATAGATGAAGACAAAATAGAAGAATCTAATTTAACCAAACAATTTTTGTTTAGTGATAATAATATAGGGTCTAACAAGGTAGATATAATTGAAGAAAAAATAAAATCACTAAGTAAAATTATTAGAGAATATTTTTACTAA
- a CDS encoding MFS transporter produces the protein MSASINTGEIDISFTKIYQNNSKKLKAFISFVKIILSIGAILGGYIGSVLYLYIDIKIYLISLLIYLVVSLITIFFIPNDKNTDHNHSKEDLSLYLIKFKKIIITLLKSKELLELFILIGSIQFFYQPFYLYWQAIFIDKTISISIFGIIYVLFRLSYIIGEWAFGKIKHPKYDIYVILTIISLLSVLIKIVSHIHIFIAVITFLVILIAIYSNNLEYFLRKNIDSKVLGTITSINRVISRIFSFIAPAICLVLANFISVINIFVLLILIFCTLSIVVVYKFRNNRKSQKIDTVNIPLK, from the coding sequence ATGTCAGCTTCTATTAACACCGGTGAGATTGACATTAGCTTTACTAAAATATATCAAAATAACTCAAAAAAGCTAAAAGCTTTTATATCATTTGTAAAAATAATCCTAAGCATTGGCGCTATTTTAGGCGGATACATAGGAAGTGTATTATATTTGTACATTGATATAAAAATTTATCTAATTTCATTGTTAATATATTTAGTAGTGTCTTTAATTACAATTTTTTTTATACCAAATGATAAAAATACAGATCATAATCATAGTAAAGAAGATTTAAGTTTGTATCTTATAAAGTTTAAAAAAATTATAATAACATTGTTAAAATCCAAAGAACTTTTAGAATTATTTATTTTGATTGGCTCTATTCAATTTTTTTATCAACCCTTTTATTTATACTGGCAAGCAATTTTTATTGACAAAACCATATCTATTAGTATATTTGGAATTATCTATGTGCTGTTTCGTTTATCATATATTATAGGAGAATGGGCATTTGGAAAAATTAAACACCCAAAATATGATATTTATGTTATTTTAACCATAATATCTTTATTATCAGTTTTAATAAAAATAGTTTCACATATTCACATATTTATTGCTGTAATCACATTTTTAGTAATTTTAATTGCTATTTATTCTAATAATTTAGAATATTTTTTAAGAAAAAATATAGATTCAAAGGTTTTGGGAACCATAACCTCTATTAATAGAGTAATATCTCGTATATTTTCATTTATCGCACCGGCTATATGTTTGGTTTTAGCTAATTTTATAAGTGTTATAAATATATTTGTTTTATTAATACTTATTTTTTGTACATTATCTATTGTTGTGGTGTATAAATTTAGAAATAATAGAAAAAGCCAAAAAATAGATACTGTTAATATACCTTTGAAATAA
- a CDS encoding chromosome replication/partitioning protein — protein sequence MNKKSINLKINKRISENNLNYFLDQSNENQRKEEFERLITQLKNNIKSEIYNVIDTMKILKKINDKKLYLEGEYKSFKDFLSDFKLAKTQSYEYIKLAAAVEAGILEENFITNNGIRASIRYIKNKSNGTIKKSKQNPIKPLRLQLKNQESYTFYKSNSRFASFIMDEIFENQKDFLNKLLKRYKESKRQ from the coding sequence ATGAATAAAAAAAGCATTAATTTAAAAATTAATAAAAGAATTTCAGAAAATAATTTAAATTATTTTCTTGATCAAAGCAATGAAAATCAAAGAAAAGAGGAATTTGAACGATTAATTACACAATTAAAAAATAATATTAAATCAGAAATATATAATGTTATTGATACAATGAAAATTCTTAAGAAAATAAATGATAAGAAGCTCTATTTAGAAGGAGAATATAAGTCTTTTAAAGATTTTTTATCAGATTTTAAATTAGCAAAAACACAATCTTATGAATATATAAAATTAGCTGCTGCAGTTGAGGCGGGGATACTAGAAGAAAATTTTATTACCAATAATGGAATAAGGGCCTCTATAAGATATATTAAAAATAAATCAAATGGCACAATAAAAAAATCAAAACAAAATCCAATAAAACCGCTAAGACTTCAGCTTAAAAACCAGGAAAGTTATACCTTTTATAAAAGTAATTCTAGGTTTGCAAGTTTTATAATGGATGAGATTTTTGAAAATCAAAAAGATTTTCTTAACAAACTTTTAAAAAGATATAAGGAATCAAAAAGACAATAA
- a CDS encoding ParA family protein, protein MDRKKSKVITVASLKGGVGKSTSSIILANLLSQKHKVLLIDTDDQAATTSYYYNELETKNFDVSKINIGNVIKDEIDINKSIINVENNIALIPSYITVDELNGEYYYNNRHLPIEFLLKTKLNSIANNYDYIIIDTNPKRNFTLKLSLISSHYVISPMTAEKWAVEGFETLRRYIKEVAGIPIFIVITRFKKNVTHKQLMEIVSLKSGFLGYISEREDLNKRIGCNEKFDFSKDYIIEYKKILEVFLGKL, encoded by the coding sequence ATGGATAGAAAAAAATCAAAAGTAATCACAGTTGCAAGTCTTAAAGGGGGTGTTGGTAAAAGCACAAGCTCAATAATACTTGCAAATCTATTATCGCAAAAGCACAAAGTACTTTTAATCGATACAGACGATCAAGCCGCTACCACAAGCTATTATTATAATGAATTGGAAACAAAAAATTTCGATGTATCTAAAATAAACATAGGAAATGTTATAAAAGATGAAATAGATATTAATAAAAGCATTATTAATGTTGAAAATAACATAGCTTTGATACCGAGTTATATAACAGTTGACGAATTAAATGGAGAGTATTATTATAACAACCGACACCTTCCTATTGAATTTTTATTAAAGACGAAATTAAATTCCATAGCAAATAACTATGATTATATTATAATTGATACTAACCCCAAAAGAAATTTTACACTAAAGCTCTCCTTAATTAGCAGTCATTATGTAATATCCCCAATGACGGCAGAAAAATGGGCAGTTGAAGGATTTGAAACATTAAGAAGATATATAAAAGAAGTTGCTGGAATACCAATATTTATTGTTATTACAAGGTTTAAAAAAAATGTTACCCACAAACAATTAATGGAAATAGTGAGCCTGAAAAGTGGGTTTTTGGGATATATAAGTGAAAGAGAAGATTTAAATAAAAGAATAGGGTGTAATGAAAAATTTGATTTTTCAAAAGATTACATTATTGAATATAAAAAAATATTGGAAGTTTTTTTAGGAAAATTATAA
- a CDS encoding DUF226 domain-containing protein: protein MKNIIKSIKIEKPIIKCKNKDRFIKIEKKNNKTMYHTKIMMDIYKLGIDNKRNECRISLRTLFNQMKVEEVRLYSIKEGDKFLGIYYGYRKPIKNIFVKYEMNGTKKSYGLSKAYYIEFRFKKGSVFCYFKGLFRLFKKEKENTPYNMACIDMFTKLEKHVYEFYGKKYPEKGIIIRWIEKNQK, encoded by the coding sequence ATGAAAAACATCATAAAATCCATAAAAATAGAAAAACCAATAATTAAATGCAAAAATAAAGATCGTTTTATAAAGATTGAAAAAAAAAACAATAAAACAATGTACCATACAAAAATAATGATGGACATTTATAAACTAGGAATCGATAATAAAAGAAATGAATGTCGTATATCATTAAGAACACTATTTAATCAAATGAAAGTTGAAGAAGTTCGTTTGTATTCTATAAAAGAAGGGGACAAATTTTTAGGTATTTATTACGGATATAGAAAACCTATAAAAAACATTTTCGTAAAATACGAAATGAATGGAACTAAAAAGTCATATGGATTATCAAAAGCATATTACATAGAATTTAGATTTAAAAAAGGGAGCGTTTTTTGTTACTTTAAAGGGTTATTTCGTTTATTTAAAAAAGAAAAAGAAAATACACCATATAATATGGCTTGTATTGATATGTTCACAAAATTAGAAAAACACGTATATGAATTTTATGGTAAAAAATATCCAGAAAAAGGAATAATTATAAGATGGATAGAAAAAAATCAAAAGTAA